The Hyphomicrobium sp. MC1 genome window below encodes:
- a CDS encoding carboxylesterase, whose product MKNKEKFQAPRGSLYIPGGRSGILLIHSLGGSPLEMKAVAHAMSRKGMTVYCPVVPGLTFGTDVSGLSTWQDWYKSVAAAFDHMRTVCDNIIIGGASAGSILALRLAAYRQDQACGLMLFAPTLSVNGWAIPKTIKLFHLVTDKWTARLFKFRTPAPYGIKDERVRNFALESLRGSDNMPADITERGGGTVYEFLSLVRNVRPMLPLVKLHTLIFHPRHDDQSDIKNTMALQRRLGGLVEVSVLDDSYHLVTLDRQRGYVVDRSTEFVDRLLARQADKVAVQKAVSSTNSKQLGAAE is encoded by the coding sequence ATGAAAAACAAAGAAAAATTTCAGGCCCCTCGTGGAAGTCTGTACATCCCCGGCGGCCGTTCGGGCATCCTGCTGATTCATTCTCTCGGCGGCTCGCCGTTAGAGATGAAAGCAGTGGCCCATGCGATGTCGCGCAAGGGAATGACAGTTTACTGTCCCGTTGTTCCAGGTCTGACCTTCGGAACCGACGTCTCCGGCCTCTCGACGTGGCAGGACTGGTATAAGTCGGTCGCAGCCGCTTTCGATCACATGCGGACTGTTTGCGACAACATCATAATCGGCGGTGCATCGGCTGGTTCGATCCTTGCTCTGCGGCTTGCCGCATACCGGCAGGATCAAGCTTGCGGCCTGATGCTGTTCGCCCCGACGCTCTCCGTCAACGGCTGGGCGATTCCGAAAACCATCAAGCTGTTCCACCTCGTCACCGACAAGTGGACGGCGCGACTCTTCAAGTTCCGCACGCCGGCACCGTACGGCATCAAGGACGAGCGCGTTCGTAACTTCGCGCTTGAGTCGCTGCGTGGCTCCGACAACATGCCGGCCGATATCACCGAGCGCGGTGGCGGCACGGTCTACGAATTCCTTTCACTCGTGCGCAACGTTCGGCCGATGCTGCCGCTCGTGAAGCTGCACACGCTGATTTTCCATCCCCGTCACGACGATCAGAGCGACATCAAGAATACGATGGCGCTTCAGCGGCGGCTCGGCGGCTTGGTCGAAGTCTCGGTCCTCGACGACAGCTATCACCTCGTGACGCTCGATCGTCAGCGCGGGTATGTTGTTGATCGGTCGACGGAATTTGTTGATCGACTGCTTGCGCGTCAGGCCGACAAGGTCGCCGTGCAGAAAGCCGTCTCGTCGACGAATTCAAAGCAACTGGGAGCGGCTGAGTAG
- a CDS encoding 2TM domain-containing protein: MHNPLQDQGFKFHLIAYVIVNAILIAVNLMNPAHIWFFWPLLGWGIGLAAHGYAASKALGRPRRPIPRMSR; encoded by the coding sequence ATGCATAACCCTCTTCAGGACCAAGGCTTCAAGTTTCACTTGATCGCCTACGTCATCGTCAACGCGATCCTGATTGCCGTCAATCTCATGAACCCCGCGCACATCTGGTTCTTCTGGCCGTTGCTCGGCTGGGGCATCGGTCTAGCGGCCCATGGATATGCAGCATCGAAAGCGCTGGGCCGGCCAAGACGCCCCATCCCACGCATGAGCCGCTAG
- the pabB gene encoding aminodeoxychorismate synthase component I: MQSNSRTSPDTVSPAPLKTTLDAPIRSPALAEGFVLLDNSTSLDAISELFERPTEIIRADTADDVAPALAALQAGIGRGLHAAGFFSYELGYLLEPKLTHLLPTQRKVPLLWFGLYEAPRQLTGGEVQRWLTEEAIGNPTLGELAHSWDSSSYLKRFNEVQKNIRSGDIYQLNLTFKAKFNLQGSPLALYRDLRLKQRVAYAGIVDTGDVTILSSSPELFIKQHDRIIETRPMKGTAPRAGTPEGEAEVRSALSKDVKNRAENLMIVDLMRNDLGRIADLGSVGVTDLFTVETFKTLHQMTSGVEARLKDGIGIVDILKAIFPPGSITGAPKIRAMELIRELETEPRGVYCGAIGRFSPDGSAQFNVAIRTAIIDRKGFGEMGIGSGVVADSDGPKEYAECLLKMKFLTDPVRRFELIETMLYVPGDGLWLKGYHLARLAASAAYFGFSYDAEKVRDAIDAAIATAPDQRLRVRLLLDEDGAVSATATPQPETAADAVMRYVISDTRINSADLFLYHKTTRRELYDREWKHYHDTLGADEVIYLNENGELAEGSRTSIFIERDGRLLTPRLAAGLLPGTLRAALLDEGRAVEARLTIEDANAAKTIYLGNSVRGLVRAGPLVPPLSVDNRN; this comes from the coding sequence ATGCAGTCAAATTCTCGAACGTCCCCTGATACCGTTAGTCCAGCGCCGCTCAAGACGACCTTAGACGCGCCGATACGGTCACCGGCGTTGGCCGAGGGCTTTGTGCTGCTCGACAACAGCACCAGCCTGGACGCGATCTCAGAGCTGTTCGAGCGCCCCACCGAAATCATCAGAGCCGACACAGCGGACGACGTCGCCCCTGCGCTCGCGGCATTGCAGGCAGGCATCGGCCGCGGACTGCATGCTGCCGGCTTCTTCTCCTACGAGCTTGGCTATCTGCTTGAGCCGAAACTGACCCACCTCTTGCCGACACAACGCAAGGTGCCGCTGTTGTGGTTCGGGCTGTATGAGGCCCCGCGTCAGCTGACGGGCGGCGAGGTCCAGCGGTGGCTGACCGAGGAAGCGATCGGCAATCCGACGCTCGGTGAGTTGGCGCACAGCTGGGATAGCAGTTCCTACCTGAAGCGCTTCAATGAGGTTCAAAAGAACATCAGAAGCGGTGACATCTATCAGCTCAATCTGACGTTCAAGGCGAAGTTCAACCTTCAGGGTTCGCCGCTCGCGCTCTATCGCGATCTCCGCTTAAAGCAGCGGGTCGCCTACGCAGGCATCGTCGATACCGGCGATGTGACGATCCTGTCGTCTTCGCCCGAGCTGTTCATCAAGCAGCATGACCGCATCATCGAGACGCGTCCGATGAAGGGGACCGCCCCGCGGGCCGGTACGCCCGAAGGCGAAGCCGAAGTGCGCAGTGCCCTCTCGAAAGACGTGAAGAACCGTGCCGAAAACCTGATGATCGTCGATCTGATGCGCAACGACCTCGGCCGCATCGCCGATCTCGGCTCTGTCGGTGTCACCGATCTCTTCACCGTTGAAACCTTCAAGACGCTCCATCAGATGACGTCGGGCGTCGAAGCCCGTCTGAAAGACGGCATCGGTATCGTCGATATTCTGAAAGCGATCTTCCCGCCGGGTTCAATCACGGGCGCGCCAAAGATCCGTGCAATGGAACTGATCCGGGAGCTGGAGACTGAGCCGCGCGGCGTCTACTGCGGCGCTATCGGCCGGTTTTCACCGGATGGGTCGGCGCAGTTCAACGTTGCGATCCGCACGGCCATCATCGACCGTAAGGGCTTCGGCGAAATGGGCATCGGTTCGGGCGTCGTCGCTGATTCCGATGGCCCGAAGGAATACGCCGAGTGTCTGCTCAAAATGAAATTCCTGACCGATCCCGTGCGCCGCTTCGAGCTGATCGAAACGATGCTGTACGTGCCGGGAGACGGCCTCTGGCTGAAGGGCTATCATCTCGCGCGCCTTGCCGCCTCCGCCGCTTATTTCGGGTTTTCTTACGATGCCGAGAAGGTGCGGGATGCGATCGACGCCGCCATTGCAACGGCGCCTGATCAGCGACTGCGCGTTCGCTTGTTGTTGGATGAAGACGGTGCCGTTTCCGCAACCGCGACGCCGCAACCAGAGACGGCGGCCGACGCGGTCATGCGCTACGTCATTTCCGATACGCGGATCAACAGCGCCGATCTTTTCCTTTATCACAAGACCACGCGGCGCGAACTCTACGACCGCGAATGGAAGCACTATCACGACACCCTTGGTGCCGATGAAGTGATCTATCTTAACGAAAATGGTGAGTTGGCCGAAGGTAGCCGCACCTCGATCTTTATCGAGCGCGACGGACGTCTCCTGACGCCACGCCTCGCAGCCGGTCTGTTGCCCGGCACGCTGCGGGCGGCACTGTTGGATGAAGGTCGGGCTGTCGAGGCGCGTCTTACGATCGAAGACGCCAACGCCGCAAAGACGATCTATCTAGGAAATTCGGTGCGCGGTCTGGTACGTGCCGGACCGCTTGTGCCGCCGTTATCGGTCGACAACCGGAATTAA
- a CDS encoding NUDIX hydrolase, with protein MTLRQVGALPVRKLHGGGFEVLLVSSRETRRWVIPKGWPAKRLSDPKAAAREARQEAGVTGKIGSRPIGTYRYRKKMPEGTFRIVDVDVYPLLVKKQRKSWRERDERVRVWFSQSDAAQKVREPKLKELIAQYGT; from the coding sequence ATGACGCTTCGGCAGGTTGGCGCACTACCCGTGCGAAAATTGCACGGTGGAGGCTTCGAAGTGCTTCTCGTGTCGTCGCGGGAAACACGGCGATGGGTCATTCCGAAGGGCTGGCCGGCAAAGCGCCTAAGCGATCCCAAAGCTGCAGCGCGGGAAGCGCGGCAGGAAGCCGGCGTAACGGGCAAGATCGGCAGCCGTCCGATCGGGACCTATCGCTACAGGAAGAAGATGCCGGAAGGCACCTTTCGCATCGTCGACGTCGATGTCTATCCGCTTTTGGTCAAGAAGCAGCGCAAGAGCTGGCGCGAGCGCGACGAGCGCGTCCGCGTCTGGTTTTCGCAGAGCGATGCCGCGCAGAAAGTCCGCGAACCGAAGTTGAAAGAACTCATCGCGCAGTACGGCACCTGA